A single genomic interval of Flavihumibacter rivuli harbors:
- a CDS encoding molybdopterin molybdotransferase MoeA produces the protein MISSAIAKAIIKEQCEALPPVLLPIKQAAGTVLAEDVYAPVDIPAYPQSSMDGYAFSYDGWKKGEPLDLYGEMAAGSNQTIQVIPGKAVRIFTGAAVPPGADTVVMQEKTRIEGDELHIEDPDLKAGDNVRPVGSEISRNALALEKGTLLTPPAIGFLAGIGMAAVKVYPKPRVAIIVTGNELQEPGKPLQYGQVYESNSASLTTALEALQIKDISLYRVEDNLQALTTTLATALEQADMVLLTGGISVGDYDFTLKATLECGIETIFHKIRQKPGKPILFGKHGQQPVFGLPGNPASVMTCFYEYVLVAIGEMQQRDLTLRKRRAILANAVKKPAGPTHYLKGYADGEKVMSLEGQESYKLNSFARANCLIMLPEELTQAGPGEEVEIHILPY, from the coding sequence ATGATCAGCTCGGCTATAGCGAAAGCCATTATCAAAGAACAATGTGAAGCCCTGCCACCGGTGCTCCTGCCCATTAAGCAAGCAGCAGGAACGGTGCTGGCAGAAGACGTATATGCCCCGGTGGATATCCCCGCCTATCCGCAATCGAGCATGGATGGCTATGCCTTCTCCTATGACGGCTGGAAGAAAGGAGAACCATTGGACCTCTATGGCGAAATGGCCGCGGGCAGCAACCAAACCATCCAGGTTATACCGGGTAAGGCAGTCAGGATCTTTACAGGGGCAGCCGTACCTCCGGGAGCAGACACGGTGGTGATGCAGGAGAAGACGCGCATAGAAGGCGATGAGCTGCATATTGAAGATCCCGACCTGAAGGCGGGCGATAATGTAAGGCCGGTAGGTTCCGAGATCAGCCGGAACGCGTTGGCATTGGAAAAGGGAACCCTCCTCACGCCCCCGGCGATCGGCTTCCTGGCAGGGATCGGAATGGCAGCGGTGAAAGTATATCCCAAACCTCGGGTAGCCATCATCGTTACGGGTAATGAATTGCAGGAACCAGGAAAACCTTTGCAGTATGGACAGGTGTACGAATCCAATTCGGCTTCCCTCACCACAGCGCTGGAAGCCTTGCAGATAAAGGATATCAGCCTCTACCGGGTAGAAGATAACCTGCAGGCATTGACCACAACATTGGCCACTGCGCTGGAACAAGCAGATATGGTGTTGCTGACAGGTGGTATCAGCGTAGGCGATTATGACTTCACCCTCAAAGCCACATTGGAATGTGGGATCGAAACCATCTTCCATAAGATCAGGCAAAAACCAGGCAAGCCCATCCTCTTTGGCAAACACGGACAGCAACCCGTCTTTGGCTTACCGGGCAACCCGGCATCGGTCATGACCTGTTTTTATGAGTATGTGCTGGTCGCCATTGGGGAAATGCAGCAACGCGACCTGACCTTGCGCAAGCGAAGGGCAATACTGGCGAATGCGGTAAAGAAACCGGCAGGCCCAACACATTACCTGAAGGGTTATGCCGATGGGGAAAAGGTGATGTCGCTCGAGGGTCAGGAATCCTATAAGCTGAATTCCTTTGCCCGGGCCAATTGCCTCATCATGCTGCCTGAAGAGCTCACACAGGCCGGGCCGGGAGAAGAAGTGGAAATTCATATCTTACCTTATTAA
- a CDS encoding molybdenum cofactor biosynthesis protein MoaE: MKERKPKQIFVQGAIQPSFIADSIQKHSTRHDIGGHSIFLGQVRADKINDKQVAAIEYTTYEEMALEKMHEIREAIFSKYDLTCLHVYHSLGKVAAGEICLFVFTSSQHRKSAIDACTELVEHIKYELPVWGKELFEDESYQWKENK, encoded by the coding sequence ATGAAAGAACGCAAACCCAAGCAGATCTTTGTGCAAGGCGCCATCCAGCCGTCCTTCATTGCGGACAGTATCCAAAAGCACAGTACCAGGCATGATATCGGTGGCCATAGTATATTCCTTGGCCAGGTTCGTGCCGATAAGATCAACGACAAGCAAGTGGCCGCCATTGAATACACCACCTATGAGGAGATGGCATTGGAGAAAATGCATGAGATCAGGGAAGCCATCTTTTCCAAGTATGACCTCACCTGCCTGCATGTGTACCACAGCCTGGGCAAGGTAGCCGCTGGCGAGATCTGCCTTTTTGTATTCACTTCCTCCCAACACCGCAAATCGGCTATTGATGCCTGTACGGAACTGGTGGAACACATCAAGTATGAGCTACCGGTCTGGGGTAAGGAATTATTCGAAGACGAATCCTATCAATGGAAGGAGAATAAATAG
- a CDS encoding sulfite exporter TauE/SafE family protein, with protein MDVSLIFYPLLFVVAFLYASVGHGGASGYLALMALYGFAPEVMKPTALLLNLFVSLTSYIQFYRGGHFKWKIFLPLALASIPMAFIGGLLTIDATIYKKILGLLLLLPILRFFLFKDSKQAGTVEPQLWMSILIGASIGFLSGLIGIGGGIILSPILLLLNWTDQKQTAAISALFIFVNSLSGLFGQLTKGINFSTDMVLMVGIAFSGGLLGAWFGSLKFRQEVLKFTLATVLTMAAFKLLFTSA; from the coding sequence ATGGATGTAAGCCTGATCTTCTATCCCTTATTGTTTGTTGTTGCCTTCCTTTATGCATCAGTGGGGCATGGCGGCGCCAGTGGCTACCTGGCCCTGATGGCCCTTTATGGATTCGCCCCCGAGGTGATGAAACCTACAGCCCTGCTGCTCAACCTCTTTGTATCCCTTACCTCCTATATCCAGTTCTACCGTGGAGGGCATTTCAAATGGAAGATATTCCTACCCCTTGCATTGGCTTCCATTCCTATGGCCTTCATCGGCGGCTTACTGACCATTGATGCCACCATCTACAAAAAGATCCTAGGATTATTGCTGCTCCTGCCCATACTGCGCTTCTTCCTGTTCAAGGACAGCAAGCAGGCCGGGACAGTCGAGCCGCAGTTGTGGATGTCCATCCTAATTGGCGCCAGCATCGGTTTCCTTTCGGGCCTGATAGGCATTGGTGGGGGCATTATCCTCTCACCCATCCTCCTGTTATTGAATTGGACCGACCAAAAGCAAACCGCGGCCATCAGTGCCTTGTTTATATTCGTGAATTCCCTGAGCGGGTTGTTCGGGCAATTGACCAAGGGGATCAACTTCAGCACGGATATGGTGCTGATGGTTGGCATAGCTTTTAGTGGAGGATTACTGGGGGCATGGTTCGGGTCCTTGAAATTCAGGCAGGAAGTGCTGAAATTTACATTGGCAACCGTGCTCACCATGGCAGCCTTCAAATTATTGTTTACCTCAGCGTAA
- a CDS encoding MoaD/ThiS family protein: MNIQITIFGQLTDITGSNSISIPAVSNTDELFMELKKQFPALEKAKFVVAVDKKIIHGTAAITANSSIALLPPFSGG, from the coding sequence ATGAATATACAGATCACCATATTCGGGCAACTGACCGATATCACAGGAAGCAATAGCATCAGTATTCCTGCCGTCAGCAATACCGATGAACTATTCATGGAATTGAAAAAGCAATTCCCTGCCCTTGAAAAGGCAAAGTTTGTGGTTGCTGTTGACAAGAAAATCATCCATGGCACAGCGGCCATAACGGCCAATAGCAGCATTGCTTTATTGCCACCATTCTCCGGAGGTTAA
- the moeB gene encoding HesA/MoeB/ThiF family protein — protein sequence MMPKSNTIPERYHRQVLLKELGESGQYLLGAASVLMLGAGGLGCPALQYLAAAGVGTIGIVDFDRVSMSNLHRQVLYGTEDIGQLKVLVAEKKLKAINPEISIQTYPVKLDNRTCLELFGQYDIIIDGTDNFATRYMVNDACVLMQKPLVYGAVSRFEGQVAVFNYPANDNSSVNYRDIFPHPPVEGEVLNCAEAGVLGVLPGIIGSMQANEAIKLITGMGEVLKDQLYTYHALYNQHMTVHLSAVEDNRKLIPKDHEQFLHTNYEWLCGIGTNDMEIDARQFNELMQAGKITIIDVREEGEVPEINTIEHVKMPLSGLKEQLEKIEGDTVLFICQSGKRSLQAAKLLAASNTKTKHIYSLRGGILNWHS from the coding sequence ATGATGCCGAAGTCCAATACCATACCAGAACGTTACCACCGCCAGGTCCTGTTGAAGGAACTGGGTGAGAGTGGCCAATACCTACTGGGAGCAGCAAGTGTATTGATGCTAGGTGCCGGTGGGTTGGGCTGTCCGGCCCTGCAATACCTGGCAGCGGCCGGGGTGGGCACGATCGGCATCGTTGACTTCGACAGGGTATCGATGAGCAACCTGCATCGCCAGGTCCTCTATGGAACAGAAGATATCGGTCAATTGAAAGTTTTGGTGGCGGAAAAAAAACTGAAAGCCATCAATCCGGAAATCTCTATCCAGACCTATCCCGTCAAACTGGACAACAGGACTTGCCTCGAACTCTTTGGTCAATATGATATCATCATCGATGGCACCGATAATTTCGCCACAAGGTATATGGTCAACGATGCCTGTGTACTGATGCAGAAGCCCCTGGTCTATGGGGCGGTGTCGAGGTTTGAAGGGCAGGTAGCCGTTTTCAATTACCCGGCGAATGATAACAGTTCTGTCAACTACCGGGATATCTTTCCGCATCCGCCTGTTGAAGGAGAGGTATTAAATTGCGCAGAAGCAGGTGTGTTGGGTGTGTTACCCGGTATCATCGGCAGCATGCAGGCCAATGAGGCCATCAAGCTAATCACAGGTATGGGGGAAGTATTGAAGGACCAGCTCTACACCTACCATGCATTGTATAACCAGCACATGACGGTTCATTTATCGGCGGTGGAAGACAACCGGAAACTCATTCCGAAAGACCATGAGCAATTCCTTCACACCAATTACGAATGGTTATGTGGAATTGGAACCAATGATATGGAGATCGATGCAAGACAATTCAATGAATTGATGCAGGCAGGAAAGATCACCATCATTGATGTCCGGGAAGAAGGTGAAGTCCCTGAGATCAATACCATCGAGCATGTGAAAATGCCCCTATCCGGTTTGAAGGAACAATTGGAAAAGATAGAAGGTGATACTGTTTTATTCATTTGCCAATCGGGCAAGCGCAGCCTGCAGGCGGCGAAGCTCCTGGCAGCAAGCAATACCAAAACAAAACATATTTATAGTTTAAGAGGAGGCATCCTCAACTGGCATTCCTAA
- the moaCB gene encoding bifunctional molybdenum cofactor biosynthesis protein MoaC/MoaB, whose translation MVNITHKSSSLRQAIATAILRVSSQETIDAILQKRVPKGDVFEFSRAAGLLAIKKTSDVIPDCHPLPIEYAAISHRVEGLDIIITVEARTIYKTGVEVEAMHGASVVALTMYDMLKPIDKSIEIATIKLEEKKGGKTDFRYEMPDTVRTAVITCSDGVASGKYPDKTGDLIENKLGQFNIQSILRVAIPDDFSTIQSKVKELSNAGIRLAIFTGGTGLSPRDVTPDAIAPLLDREIPGIMEAARNYGQQRMPYAMLSRGVAGFIGDMLVLTFPGSPRGSEESIDALFPAILHVFKVTEGVRHS comes from the coding sequence ATGGTCAATATCACGCATAAATCGAGTTCACTTCGCCAGGCGATTGCCACGGCCATCTTGAGGGTATCCAGCCAGGAAACCATTGATGCCATCCTGCAGAAGAGGGTTCCCAAGGGTGATGTGTTCGAGTTCTCCCGCGCCGCCGGCTTACTGGCCATCAAGAAGACCAGCGATGTGATACCCGATTGCCATCCGCTGCCCATTGAGTATGCGGCCATCAGCCACCGTGTTGAAGGACTGGACATCATCATCACCGTAGAGGCAAGGACAATCTACAAGACCGGTGTTGAGGTGGAGGCCATGCATGGCGCTTCTGTTGTAGCACTGACCATGTACGACATGCTGAAGCCCATCGATAAATCCATCGAGATCGCCACCATTAAACTGGAGGAGAAAAAAGGCGGCAAGACCGATTTCCGCTATGAAATGCCGGATACCGTCAGGACAGCTGTGATCACCTGTTCCGATGGCGTGGCCTCCGGAAAATACCCGGATAAAACAGGTGACCTGATCGAAAATAAACTGGGACAATTCAATATCCAATCCATCTTACGGGTAGCCATACCCGATGATTTTTCCACCATCCAGTCCAAAGTAAAAGAGCTCAGCAATGCGGGTATCCGCCTGGCCATCTTTACCGGTGGTACCGGCCTCTCTCCCAGGGATGTCACACCCGATGCCATTGCACCCTTGCTGGACCGGGAGATCCCCGGCATCATGGAAGCTGCAAGGAATTATGGGCAGCAACGCATGCCCTATGCCATGCTTTCAAGGGGTGTTGCGGGCTTTATAGGTGATATGCTGGTGCTTACTTTCCCTGGCTCACCGAGGGGAAGCGAAGAAAGCATCGATGCCCTCTTCCCTGCGATCCTGCATGTATTCAAGGTTACAGAAGGGGTAAGGCATTCCTGA